One Molothrus aeneus isolate 106 chromosome 6, BPBGC_Maene_1.0, whole genome shotgun sequence genomic window carries:
- the KBTBD4 gene encoding kelch repeat and BTB domain-containing protein 4 isoform X1: protein MKGGAADCGRSDLCSTMDSSEETGGSSAEENYFVNYTFTDRSHSGRVAQGIMKLCLEDELFADVTISVEGKEFQLHRLVLSAQSCFFRSMFTSNLKEAHNRVIELQDVSESVFQLLVDYIYHGTVKLRAEELQETYEVADMYQLTALFEECSRFLARTVQVRNCLQVMWLADQHSDMELYTAAKHCAKSHLSQLQETEEFLHLPLRLLTDILTDGVPCSQNPTVAIETWINFNKEERAGFSETLRSSLKVIGENVHIYLIGKESSRTHSLAVSLHCADDDSISVSGQNSLCHQITAACKHGSDLYVVGGSIPRRMWKCNNATIDWEWCAPLPRDRLQHTLVSVPSKDAIYSLGGKTLQDTLSNAVIYYRVRDNVWTETSQLEVAVSGAAGVNLNGVIYLLGGEENDLDFFTKPSRLIQCYDTNTEKCHVKPYVLPFAGCMHAAVHKDVVFIVAEGDSLLCYNPLLDSFTRLCLPDAWSSVPSLWKIASCNGSIYVFRDRYKKGDANTFKLNPATSVVTVTSGIKVLLTNLQFVLA from the exons ATTGCGGGAGGTCTGATTTGTGCAGCACCATGGACTCATCAGAAGAGACTGGAGGCTCCTCTGCAGAAGAAAACTACTTTGTGAACTACACCTTCACTGACCGCTCCCACTCGGGCCGCGTGGCCCAGGGTATTATGAAACTATGCTTGGAGGATGAGCTCTTTGCTGATGTTACAATATCAGTGGAAGGCAAAGAATTCCAGCTGCACCGTTTGGTCCtctcagctcagagctgcttttttcGTTCTATGTTCACTTCCAACCTAAAGGAGGCCCACAACCGGGTGATAGAGCTGCAGGATGTTAGTGAGAGTGTCTTTCAGCTCCTTGTGGACTATATTTACCATGGAACTGTAAAGCTGAGGGCAGAGGAGTTGCAGGAAACCTATGAAGTAGCAGACATGTACCAGCTGACTGCCCTTTTTGAAGAGTGCTCCCGTTTCCTGGCCCGTACGGTGCAGGTTAGAAACTGTCTGCAGGTCATGTGGTTGGCAGATCAACACAGTGACATGGAGCTCTACACAGCTGCCAAACACTGTGCAAAGTCACATTTGTCTCAGCtgcaggagacagaggagttCCTACACCTGCCTCTCCGCCTGCTGACAGACATCCTTACAG ATGGCGTTCCATGTTCTCAGAATCCAACAGTTGCTATAGAAACCTGGATAAACTTCAACAAGGAGGAGCGTGCAGGCTTTTCGGAGACTCTGCGATCGAGTCTGAAG GTGATTGGAGAAAATGTTCACATCTACCTGATTGGAAAGGAGTCATCACGTACCCATTCCCTCGCTGTCTCTCTGCACTGTGCTGACGATGACTCCATCAGTGTGAGTGGCCAGAACAGCCTGTGTCACCAGATCACCGCGGCCTGCAAGCACGGCAGCGACCTGTACGTCGTTGGTGGCTCCATTCCACGGCGCATGTGGAAATGCAACAATGCGACTATAGATTGGGAATGGTGTGCTCCTCTGCCCCGTGACCGGCTCCAGCACACCCTCGTCTCTGTGCCAAGCAAGGATGCAATATATTCACTGGGGGGGAAAACTCTACAGGACACTCTCTCTAATGCTGTCATATATTACAGAGTACGAGACAACGTCTGGACAGAGACCAGCCAGTTGGAAGTGGCagtctctggagctgcaggggtgaACCTTAATGGTGTCATTTACCTGCTGGGTGGGGAGGAAAATGACTTAGACTTCTTCACCAAGCCCTCTCGGCTCATTCAGTGCTATGATACCAACACAGAGAAATGCCACGTGAAGCCATACGTACTGCCTTTCGCAGGGTGCATGCACGCTGCTGTGCACAAGGATGTGGTGTTCATTGTGGCTGAGGGGGATTCGCTGCTCTGCTACAATCCCCTGTTGGATAGCTTCACCCGGCTGTGCCTCCCAGATGCCTGGAGCTCAGTACCATCCCTCTGGAAAATTGCCAGCTGTAATGGCAGCATCTATGTCTTTCGCGACCGCTATAAAAAGGGCGATGCAAATACTTTTAAACTTAACCCAGCCACCTCTGTTGTAACAGTCACAAGTGGCATCAAAGTGCTGCTCACTAACCTTCAGTTTGTCCTGGCCTAA
- the KBTBD4 gene encoding kelch repeat and BTB domain-containing protein 4 isoform X2: MDSSEETGGSSAEENYFVNYTFTDRSHSGRVAQGIMKLCLEDELFADVTISVEGKEFQLHRLVLSAQSCFFRSMFTSNLKEAHNRVIELQDVSESVFQLLVDYIYHGTVKLRAEELQETYEVADMYQLTALFEECSRFLARTVQVRNCLQVMWLADQHSDMELYTAAKHCAKSHLSQLQETEEFLHLPLRLLTDILTDGVPCSQNPTVAIETWINFNKEERAGFSETLRSSLKVIGENVHIYLIGKESSRTHSLAVSLHCADDDSISVSGQNSLCHQITAACKHGSDLYVVGGSIPRRMWKCNNATIDWEWCAPLPRDRLQHTLVSVPSKDAIYSLGGKTLQDTLSNAVIYYRVRDNVWTETSQLEVAVSGAAGVNLNGVIYLLGGEENDLDFFTKPSRLIQCYDTNTEKCHVKPYVLPFAGCMHAAVHKDVVFIVAEGDSLLCYNPLLDSFTRLCLPDAWSSVPSLWKIASCNGSIYVFRDRYKKGDANTFKLNPATSVVTVTSGIKVLLTNLQFVLA, encoded by the exons ATGGACTCATCAGAAGAGACTGGAGGCTCCTCTGCAGAAGAAAACTACTTTGTGAACTACACCTTCACTGACCGCTCCCACTCGGGCCGCGTGGCCCAGGGTATTATGAAACTATGCTTGGAGGATGAGCTCTTTGCTGATGTTACAATATCAGTGGAAGGCAAAGAATTCCAGCTGCACCGTTTGGTCCtctcagctcagagctgcttttttcGTTCTATGTTCACTTCCAACCTAAAGGAGGCCCACAACCGGGTGATAGAGCTGCAGGATGTTAGTGAGAGTGTCTTTCAGCTCCTTGTGGACTATATTTACCATGGAACTGTAAAGCTGAGGGCAGAGGAGTTGCAGGAAACCTATGAAGTAGCAGACATGTACCAGCTGACTGCCCTTTTTGAAGAGTGCTCCCGTTTCCTGGCCCGTACGGTGCAGGTTAGAAACTGTCTGCAGGTCATGTGGTTGGCAGATCAACACAGTGACATGGAGCTCTACACAGCTGCCAAACACTGTGCAAAGTCACATTTGTCTCAGCtgcaggagacagaggagttCCTACACCTGCCTCTCCGCCTGCTGACAGACATCCTTACAG ATGGCGTTCCATGTTCTCAGAATCCAACAGTTGCTATAGAAACCTGGATAAACTTCAACAAGGAGGAGCGTGCAGGCTTTTCGGAGACTCTGCGATCGAGTCTGAAG GTGATTGGAGAAAATGTTCACATCTACCTGATTGGAAAGGAGTCATCACGTACCCATTCCCTCGCTGTCTCTCTGCACTGTGCTGACGATGACTCCATCAGTGTGAGTGGCCAGAACAGCCTGTGTCACCAGATCACCGCGGCCTGCAAGCACGGCAGCGACCTGTACGTCGTTGGTGGCTCCATTCCACGGCGCATGTGGAAATGCAACAATGCGACTATAGATTGGGAATGGTGTGCTCCTCTGCCCCGTGACCGGCTCCAGCACACCCTCGTCTCTGTGCCAAGCAAGGATGCAATATATTCACTGGGGGGGAAAACTCTACAGGACACTCTCTCTAATGCTGTCATATATTACAGAGTACGAGACAACGTCTGGACAGAGACCAGCCAGTTGGAAGTGGCagtctctggagctgcaggggtgaACCTTAATGGTGTCATTTACCTGCTGGGTGGGGAGGAAAATGACTTAGACTTCTTCACCAAGCCCTCTCGGCTCATTCAGTGCTATGATACCAACACAGAGAAATGCCACGTGAAGCCATACGTACTGCCTTTCGCAGGGTGCATGCACGCTGCTGTGCACAAGGATGTGGTGTTCATTGTGGCTGAGGGGGATTCGCTGCTCTGCTACAATCCCCTGTTGGATAGCTTCACCCGGCTGTGCCTCCCAGATGCCTGGAGCTCAGTACCATCCCTCTGGAAAATTGCCAGCTGTAATGGCAGCATCTATGTCTTTCGCGACCGCTATAAAAAGGGCGATGCAAATACTTTTAAACTTAACCCAGCCACCTCTGTTGTAACAGTCACAAGTGGCATCAAAGTGCTGCTCACTAACCTTCAGTTTGTCCTGGCCTAA